TCATTTATGATCACTAATGCGCTTCCCATAGCTTAATTGTTGAcaaaaaatgatattgtttggTTCTATgagtattttagtttttatttacttgaatttatttaatgtcAAGGATCATAAATAATTTGAACCTAACAATCTGACTCCTAGACTTTGAGCCATAATTAATatgtaatcaaaatatatatacttgtCAGTAGTAAAATTAATAGCCATCCAACATTTTTTACTCCCTATTGATCTAATATTACACGTAGTATACACTATTACTGTTTCTTTATACAATCTTAGATTAAAAACTTTAGGCGATTGATTGATGTAAGTtcgtgagaaaaataaataaatatattgaacgAAGTTAGctctttaataattatatttaattatataaaataaataaactttaagcataagtttttattaaattttgtgtaCATTATTTTGACTTTAGTTTATTGAAAACTCGTGATTGTTTCgttcattaaaaatcaaaatctaaacttcaaataattattttaagatcataatatgttaaaaataattaaagttttttcatatgaaaatatataagaaatttataattattttttatacttgaaGTTTTGAtctaaaatacattttattaaTTGCATATTAAACTATGCAATTAACTACTTGAATTATCAATAAaacttcaattattattattattattattattaaattatatatatatatatctaaaaaaatcacatttttttataaagattctgggattttcctataaatataactaaatattaaagtctaggTTTGTAAGGAAAAAACTGAAGCACGTACGTTATTTGTGAAATTGATGTGTAAagagatttttttctctctaatacTCATAGGATAAATATTAATATCCATGtttataaagagaaaaggaataaaaaagggGTGACttatttgtataattgatgtgtaaaaagattttttccCCTATCTTGAAAGGACATACCCTCATTTTAGACATAAAAGTCTTTTAGAATTCCCATTTAGTAAGAaccaataaaagaataattaatttttcataatttaatataatataatagcaaccaatcaaaatatatttttcataattgaaTATAATACGGGTCCgtcaaaatcattttaatgatGGACATAATGAGAATACATTTGAACACTTAAAaactttttctatatatatatatatatagactaattaaggaccttttttattttaataaatttatatttgtcaaacatgtatgattttctagtttttctagaattttttttaagaataattaaaataacaaagatgaaaattattagaaaactaTTTGGTGAAAgtaatttaaaactatttttttgatTAAGAAAAAGTAACTCCAatgtaatttattatttcaaactattttttggcttatttcaaaacaaaatactagGCTTGGCATATCTCCATTGCTTGAAACTgacattttttagttttctttaattaagttaattttggcttatttcaaaacaaaatactaggttaattttttttttaattttgtatttagttatctttaattaagttaattttggATTGTTTGGAACTATGCTGATTTTGTGCGGATttattttggaaattttttgttgttatgcCCAGTCATCAACGATGGATACGCTTCGAATATTGATGTTACTCAGTCTCTTTCTGCAAACTATCCTCGCCATTTTTGGTAATCGGCGTAAGTGCATTACTGGATTCTGGCTTCGTTCTGTTGTTTGGTTAGCATACTTGTCAGCAGGCATGGTGGCAACTTTATCATTGGGTATCCTAGTTCGCAGCCAAACCAACTCTGCAAATCCTAACTTGATTCCTGTATTTTGGGCTCCAatccttcttcttcatcttggtGGCCCTGAAACTATTACGGCTTATTCATTGGCAGACAATGAATTATGGCTAAGGCACCTTCTTGAGCTAGTAATCCAAACTGGTGTGGCTTCTTATGTCCTGTTCAAGTTATGGAGCAAGAACACAATCATATTTGTAGCCATTCCCATCTTTGTTTCAGGAATTCTTAAGTATGGGGAGAGGATTTGGGCTTTCAGGTTAGCAAGCTTAAAGGATTTTAGCATCAGAAGCGAAGATATATCGTCCAACAGCAGAAGTGCATATGATGTCAGAATTGTTCGTGAAGCTCGTCTTTTGTTCAAAGCGTTCCAGAAGCTGTCCACAAATTTTCTTGCCTTCGATTTTGATCAAACCAAGACCTATGAATTGGTTTCTAAGAAAACTGCGGAAGAAGCCTTCCAGTTGATAGAAATAGAGCTGGGATTCCTGTATGATCGGATTTATTCTAAGGTGACAGAGATTTCTTGGCTACGCGTCATTCTCCACTCTACCACCTGCTTATCATCTATTTCTGCTTTAGTCTTCTTCTCAATAATGACAACGAGAAAGAACGTCTATTCAAAAAAGGATACGATGATATCTTACTTGTTGCTGGTTGGAGCTGTCTTGCTTGACTGTTATTCTATCACTGTTCTTCTCTTGTCCGACTGGGCTGTGATTTGGTTTACTAGTAGTAAAGTAGTGGGAGATTTTCTCTATCGAATCAATTGCCTTTCTCCGTTACTATCATTTTGTAGGAAGCGGAAAAGATGGTCAAGATCTATGGGACAACACAGCTTAACAAGTGCTCAATCAAACAAGCCATTGAACGAGCTTCGTAAGCAGTACTTCGCAGGGGAATGGAACATTCATAGCCGGGTGGATGTGGACGAGGttttaaaagaattgatctTCGAACAAGCAAAGGATAAACGTTCAAGGTACGATCCCGATACCATTGATTTCCTTACCCTCCTTAAGCTATTGGAAGAGAGAGGTAACAATGCGCTTCAAAGATATGATTGTTTCGATAAACTGGGATGGAGCGTGACTCATGTAGAATTCAGTCAAAGCCTCCTCATTTGGCACGTTGCTACTCTTGTTTGTTACATTGACGATTCTCGGAATAATAGTTTTGCCAAGGGACGAAATTGCGTAATGAGCAGCAGATTATTATCCGATTACATGTTGTATCTCCTGGTTTATCGTCCAACTATGTTAGCGATTGAGCTCAGCGGAACAGGGTATGCAGAAACTACCACTCATTTGGGTCGTCTCCTTCGCAGGAATACCTTAGATGAATTGCATGCGTTATTTCTCGAAGAATTGCTTCCAGATCCGCCTGccatgttaaataaaattaaacttacaGACGCAGGAGGAATGTCAGCCCTGCTAGATGGTTGCGTGCTTGCTATGTCATTGCAGACACTGGATGGTTGtccaaatgaaaagaaatgggaAATGATAAGTGAAGTGTGGGTGGAAATGCTGATGTATGCTGCAAGTCATTGTGGATGGAAGCAGCATGCTGATGCACTTGCTCGAGGTGGGGAGCTACTCACTCATGTGTGTCTTCTCATGTCACATCTCGGTTTAAGCAAGCCATGTCGACCTGAAGTAAGTAAACAATATTTAGCTGATCAGTCTAAAAGGCTTGATGATCTGTCTGGACGTCAATGGGTCTATGAGATTCCTCTTGCTTAGCTAGTTAAGTACTCTTGGGGTTTAGCTTTATCTGTTGTTTGGATGTATTGTAACTTTTCCTCATTTCCGCTGCTTGGTCATTAATAACATTGCTTGTTCTTTGTCTTTTAGACCTTTCGTTGTCTTGTTTTCTTGGCATCTTTTATTAATAACACAGGAAAAATTAACAAATCGTCAAACACTCTTTTTACTTTCTCTTGAGGCGGATCTTTTCCAGTTTCCCTTTACCAAATGTGGTCACCTATTACATATGAGTTGATATGAGCTTGTGATAATGGATTTCTTAGTAGTCATGTGCGGGTATGTTATAAATAGATGAAGATTTGCCCCAAATAGAATGTATAAATAGCTTAGCAAATGTATTTTGGACTAATAATACAGGTTTGTGCTTAAGAGGAGGTCTGGTCATGTTATACCAAAATAATGATTAAGAAAGgcaatgtataattttttatttaactgttGAAttatgcttaaatttttacaagaatttTCTTAGGTTGTATTCCCTATTAAAGCCATTACAACGCTACATGGACTGTTGAATTTTCAGATATTAAAAATCTCATCCAAACCCCCCGGTTTTGGTTGTTATTGTGATTTTGGTTGTTATTTTTTGATCCTTgcttctttcaaattttatttttgtttttgtttttgtttcctaGTTGAGGTAAGGGTTCTAACTTATTTAAGTCTTCACAAACCTCCTAAGAAGTTACATCTCAagtattttagagaaaataaaccCACATATTTGGGGTTCATATTTGCAActctttttgcttataaaaaaattatgtgttcTTTGTTTATTGTTATCTTTAGTTTTCTTTACATTACGAGTGTTGTTAAAAGCATGAAGATTGACTCTAAGAACAAACCCTATATTAGTCGAGAAATACAAAAAACTCAAAGcaagtttaaaaacaaacacctaTAGCATAACATATGCCATTAGTGTAGTGGTTGATATAGTCACTGGCCGATCAACAATTTGATACCGGGAATTCAAGTATTTGTGAATTAATACGATGTgttatatttacattaatataaacattttaaatataaaacaatatgtaATCTCAAGTGATTTGCAATAATCGTTTGTAAGAAGTAATAACATTATATAAGGTAAGATTAAAATGTTGAtgtcattatattattatatttgataaaatattaataataattcattaaCTTCAACTTTAATCATTAActaatgattagtacttaaaagtgcatttttatcaaggttttatattatcattttgcacttgaagtatcaataactccttaactagagcatgttttataataacaagtttgataatataagatacctttaatttatggtaaatattcattttaaatgcaggcctatcacataaatcaaaggattgattgatgagtttaactactgaaattgagaagacaaagagaggctaagtttagaaaagagatgctagttgaattcaaattgcaacaccattcggttattggatcataactagagttgtagaacttggatttaggtttgatttatatggatagaaagctaaaacataggtctaaaactttcatgaaaagTCAAAGATTCAAATAtttcgttttcaagttcaaatcttagcataAAAAAGTCATCTAAATCTGTCTTGCAGCCCAGACAAGGTTCAGTGTTCagctcatatctcgagttctagaagtccaaatgagatctttttttttgttgaaaatatgAGATAATTAcccacaactttcatgaagactatgtacttgaattttgatgttagcaatgacgatttggccagccaacaatgtcaataaCCAGCCACCAAgtcaatggttggccaccaGCTAAATAGTTTGTCATCTAATCAATAGTtatgaattttagcctataaaagaaggcatttgccatgtatttaggcatcttggttttcagatcaagatcatttcCTTACTTTCTTTCATTGTAGTTTTAAtgttctagttttatttcatgttatagtttcattaatatcttgtttatgcctttcatttcctttattatactaatataattatattctcatcttgtttatttatatttcttttcttcataatgtttagctaagtttaatatgtcaaggtgaaaaggtttcattaatggtgttaggatatgtataatataaactcaatatggattTCAATGCTTACATCCAAGAAattttgctattaacatgtcttgtcatttttatcttattaattcttaataccttacttgttaaatggttaatctagatttgtgttgtataacacttggtgcAATAAATGTTTGATCCTTCATagccaactgtatggtataaccgacacctatgctatgaaagaaacttgatttgttgttaatgtCGCGGGTGCGCGGGGTCGCGGCGAAATTCcactttttaaaaatctaggaaagtgtatggtatctatttagcaaatgtggggagacaaaacatattgtcttttgttggtagaaaatggaatgggagtcgccacctagtatttggtcactaggaaccctaactggtctcagagattgggtacggggactggttgcgtaaagggaaggtattagcaccccaaatatgccctacctaaggtaagctgcattgtttatttgtctgataaaattcaaggtcttgttgtgtttcctagtagttggtccgtctatggttcaagaaaagtcctcctcaataaggagatccttatcttatcgggtaaagcctaaccgttctaacatcaatgtaaaaaaacatatttaatcaggaatacgttttacgtataaatttgtaatcccaCATATTAAAggaagacaaaaatatttttttagaatttttgaaatattggcctagttctcatggcttgaataaactggttattaaagccaaaatgcatgctaatacatatattgtttttttgaaactttctttgttgtataaaaacatgatgttataatatatatatatatctttacagtataaaaatacaaaccaatattaataaaaaataataataaaattacagaaaatcacatattttttgaaataatttttgcagaattttcttaaattttttttcatatatatatatatatatatatatatatatatataatataatatcaaatgggctgggctggtctggcccaaccaactgggccgCACTCAGCCCCGAAAAAGGTTGGGCCGACCTTGGCCCAAAAGGagtttgggccgagatcggcccataCTAAAATGCTTCTTCAGTCTGGGCCGGGACTGGCCCAGACATGCAAGGCTGGGCCACCATCGGGCTGGCCCAGCAAAACAAACCAGCGGGGGGAGAATTATTTTCTCCCCCCCCCCCgcttcctgcatgcagaacgattctgcatgcaggaggccAACGCCTGCAACCAAAATGCAGAGATGAGAAGGACCGTACCTGGCGTGAAGGAGGAGGCCGGCGGCGGTGTCAAGCGGCGCTGTGGTTCCAACGGCAGTTCCAGGCGGTGCTCCGGTCTCCAACGGCTCAACGGCGTTCCTCCCAGTTCGTtgctgtgttttttgttttccacgTTCCCTCATGGTTTCTACCTTTCCTTCCTCTCAGTGCTGGGTTTTCGGTGCCCCTCTCCCCTGTTCGGctgtttctctctcttcttctctctcttcggTTTTTCTTCGGGTCTTCCCTCTCCCcccgtttttttttcctcattaatGCAGCTGTGTTTgtgttatttatagagccaagtgagTGGCTTTTCGCTGTGGAGCATGGGGAGCAGCTAACCGCGCGGCAGCTGGTCGGGGCGCCGCTGTCCAGGCGTGCCTCCCTCGGTTTCGGCAACGCGGCGGGTGGTTGGCCAACATCTTTGGTCGGTGGTCCAACGACATGGGGCCTCGGGTTGGTCGGTGGGCTAGAGGGACCAACAATTTAAACaaatgtttctttttccttcttccccgctgcatgttcgggggaagaagaaagggaaacagtgtcgttcaaaacggcaccgttcagccctttgttttttttttttaagtatgaaaCGGCatcgttttggataaaacgcgccgtttcatttaaaaaaaatggcgCTAGAACGCGCCAAATTTCAAATCGGCCCTCAAttatcttttgtcccttcaattgcatccctgccgaattcgaaccccgtccctatatttggccacgtttttcactttggtccttggcctctgaattatgcaattgagcccttaattgatcaaataacttccaatttcttcaattaggcccctgaatcaattaattccaacccccctacttgcgcgccttctccaatttggtccctggtttcggatttcttcaattaagtccctaattggcccttaaacttcaatatttatgcaattaagcccctgatttgacctaataaattcctaaaaaaaatattttagccccagaacttaaatttcttccaattaaagtttaaattgacttaaaaatcaatttttcttgcaatcaaatcccctataaaatcatttaaaaatccataaacatccaaatttgggcttttctcctccaatttcaaattttccttctcaacagggctctcctccttcaagaatatactgtcaaaaatccgatctttgtatttttaacctcattgaccaattttccgataATTTTCtaagcgcttctgcctcctgttattttttcttaacctcctttggctatatatatttatatatatatattttgtgggggacccaaaaatgggttacaacagatgccccctctttataatgcttacggagcagggattttgcgcagtaagttttataaagataaaccccaAAACAGAACTCCCGGGACTGATCTGgttgaagcttgattgatctgatacttgtcttttatagcaatctcaacttggaatcccatctggcgattccatTTAACCaccatgaaatatgaggtctcATCTGGCAACCTCCTTCAACCAATAtcaaaatacgagatcccttctggcgatcttctttaacaaaaaaaaatcttaaaatcccatctggcgattccttgtaaccaatgttgaaaaatgaggtcccttctggcgacctccttgaatgaatatcgaaatacgagatcccttctggcgatctcctttaatcaacttggaatcccatctggcgattcccttttttttttttaccaatacgaggtcccatctggcgacctccaaatagcgaaacacgagatcccttcaacttggaatcccatctggcgatctccttcaacttggaatcccatctggcgattccttttattcaaacgaaaaatggggtcccatctggcgacctccaaatagcaaaatgtgagatcccttctggcgatctcctttattcaacttggaatcccatctggcgattccttttaaccaacatgtgatacgaggtcccatctggcgacctcaaatagcgaaacacgagatcccttctggcgatctcctttaacttggaatcccatctggcgattccttttattcaacatgtaaaacggggtcccatctggcgacctccgaatagcaaaacacgagatcccttctggcgatctcttttaaccaacttggaatcccatctggcgattcctcttacaaccaacatgaaaaaaaaaccgaggtcccatctggcgaccttcaAACAGCGAAAcacaagatcccttctggcgatctcctttaacttggaatcccatctggcgattccttttataaccaacatgaaaaaacgaggtcccatctggcgaccttcaaatagcgaaacacaagatcccttctggcgatctcctttaacttggaatcccatctggcgattccttttataaccaacatgaaaaaacaaggtcccatctggcgacctccaaacagcgaaacacgagatcccttctggcgatctcctttaacttggaatcccatctggcgattccttttattcaaagctgaaatacgaaatatgaggtcccatctggcgacctcccaatagcgaaatacgagatcccttctggcgatctccttcaatcttggaatcccatctggcgattccttttattcaaagctgaaatacGATGTCGctcttcctgatggcagggttcaaaaattttcattttctctctttttcttgttcttcttgttcttctttttcttgttcttctctctttttcttgctATCAcccactatgattctttcttcgtctccaatcttgcCGGAATGCattaagaactcctcctgtaatgatccagaaagtatatatgcaatgatttatgattagatgctatgcatgcattcgtacctggtttcgaaacataggccccatcctcttcttctagttcatgagactccctcttaacatgagcttgcttttgaagtcgtatgctggattcatctctcgtgttgtctctgactttcttcaagtagtccttttcccaaaatgtatgacttgttaTTGCCTCTTTATCATGCTTTTGttaaatgctttagcttggtttttaaatctataagccTTTATATGATTGTTGTGAGgtcaatgcaaaagagaaagaagtcaatggccaaactttgttttattgatttaggaacctacatcaagcataatatctttttacagagtcagaattcacagggcgagctaggtcttctccatccattctagccaacttcagtGCTCCTCTtgagaatgccttctttactacgtaaggaccctcataattcggtgcccatttgctttgatcatctccaggtagtgacaatattttcttcaatactagatccccttcttgaaacaatcgtggtctaacctttttatcatatgccttggccattcgtttctggtaaagttggtgatgacatattgcagctatcctcttttcgctgatcacgttcagttgctcatatctcactctggcccactcggcctcctctaattcggaatctatcaacactcttaacgacgggatctccacttccaaaggcatcactgcctccataccgtacaccagagaatatggggtagtccctgtcgaggtcctgactgtagtgcggtatgcatgaagagcaaatgacagcatctcatgccaatctctatatgtgactaccattttctgaataatcttcttgatgttcttgttggcggcttctactgcaccattcatctttggtcggtatggtgaagaattcgaatgcttgattttccatttagtacacaactctgctatcattttgccattaAAATTCTGCGCAttatctgtcactatcttttctggaggaccatatcgacaaatcaagtccttctctataaacctcttcactacgttctgtgttacgtgagcatatgaactggcttccacccactttgtgaagtagtcaatagctacgaggatgaatctatgaccattgctagcttttgggttaacaggaccgatcatgtcgattccccacattgcaaacgGCCAAGGAGATATCAGATTAAATAGGGGAGCTGGCGGCATATTGACCttgtcactgtaaacttgacatttatgacacttcctgacatagtcgatatagtctttctctagtgtcatccaaaaataaccagccctttggattttcctcgctatcatatgtccgctagcatgggttgagcaaatccccccatggacctcccgtaatgcctttctagcatctgcctcattcaaacaccttagcagggttccatcaaatgatcttttgtacaaaatatctccatctaaatagaagtctatagccaaccttctcaaggttttcttatccgttttggaagctcccaccggatattcatgattttgcacaaggttcttgatatcataataccaaggcTGTCCGtccatctctccttcaactaagcaacagtgagctgggtcctttctaatgtcaatatgtaccggttgtaccttgcacttgagatcaatggtagtcatagcagctaacgtggccaaagcatccgcaaaatggttcccCTCCCTTCCCAGATGtgtgaatctaatttcttcaaattcctttgctaacatggataggtattcctggtacggcctTAACTTTTCCTCCTTAGtttgccattcccctttaacctgacaaataatcaacattgaatctccgtatacatctatcttctttatcttcaactctaatgccgcttctaaaccgaggatacaagcttcatactcagctgtattgttggtgcactcgaaatgcagtttaaccgaaactggatactgtttcttatcaggagagattattaccgcaTCGACcccattaccatatacattcactgcaccgtcaaaaaacatcgtccaccaatctgtcttctcttcttttttctctactgacaatatatcttcatcagggaagtcaaaatccaaaggttcgtaatcttcaacagcattatcggccagatggtccgcgattgcacttccttttacggctttccttgtcatgtatactatgtcatattctgctaatagaacttgccaccttgcaattcgacttgagagaaagggcttgttacaaatatacctcagaggatccacttttgaaattaaccaagtggtatagtataacatataatgtcacaacctctttgccgcccacaccaatgcacaacaaagcctttctatctccgtgtatctagactcacattcagtgaatttcttgcttaagtaataaatggctctttacttccttccggtttcatcatgctgtcctaatacacatcccatggctgcttcagttactGTGAGATATAATACTAGAGGCTTTCCTGATACTAGAGGAACcagtaaaggtggattttgtaaataatgcttgattttattgaatgcctcctcacactcctcattccaggttccgaga
The Populus nigra chromosome 3, ddPopNigr1.1, whole genome shotgun sequence genome window above contains:
- the LOC133689499 gene encoding uncharacterized protein LOC133689499, giving the protein MDTLRILMLLSLFLQTILAIFGNRRKCITGFWLRSVVWLAYLSAGMVATLSLGILVRSQTNSANPNLIPVFWAPILLLHLGGPETITAYSLADNELWLRHLLELVIQTGVASYVLFKLWSKNTIIFVAIPIFVSGILKYGERIWAFRLASLKDFSIRSEDISSNSRSAYDVRIVREARLLFKAFQKLSTNFLAFDFDQTKTYELVSKKTAEEAFQLIEIELGFLYDRIYSKVTEISWLRVILHSTTCLSSISALVFFSIMTTRKNVYSKKDTMISYLLLVGAVLLDCYSITVLLLSDWAVIWFTSSKVVGDFLYRINCLSPLLSFCRKRKRWSRSMGQHSLTSAQSNKPLNELRKQYFAGEWNIHSRVDVDEVLKELIFEQAKDKRSRYDPDTIDFLTLLKLLEERGNNALQRYDCFDKLGWSVTHVEFSQSLLIWHVATLVCYIDDSRNNSFAKGRNCVMSSRLLSDYMLYLLVYRPTMLAIELSGTGYAETTTHLGRLLRRNTLDELHALFLEELLPDPPAMLNKIKLTDAGGMSALLDGCVLAMSLQTLDGCPNEKKWEMISEVWVEMLMYAASHCGWKQHADALARGGELLTHVCLLMSHLGLSKPCRPEVSKQYLADQSKRLDDLSGRQWVYEIPLA